CTAGACGCCGTCACCGGAAAGATACTCACGCGGGAAGGGATACCGCGGCGCGGCACACCTGGTTCTACGATGAAGCCGTTTGTGCTGGACTATGCCCTGCAACACGGGCTCGTGCAGCCGCAGACCCAGGCGTACTGCCGCCGCGATCTGCATATCGGCGGACGCAGCGTGCCCTGCACGCATCCGGCGGATGAACCGTTCTTCGATGCAGAGAATGCCCTGGCGGAATCGTGCAACACCTGGTTTGCGGCACTGGCGCAGCGTATGCCCGCCGGCGATGTCGAACAGGCGGTTGCCGCTACGGCGCTGCCACATGAGAACCTGCGCGGCGCGAACGTCGATCAGCGGCAGCTCGCCGTGTTGGGTCTTTGGGGCAGCACGGCGTCTCCGCTGGAGCTCGCGCGGGCCTATCGCTCGCTGTTCCAGAGATTGCCTCAGGGAGGCGTTGTCGAAC
This genomic window from Terriglobus albidus contains:
- a CDS encoding penicillin-binding transpeptidase domain-containing protein, with protein sequence MLLLLSATVLQAETAQVALHNALARTQASAVVLDAVTGKILTREGIPRRGTPGSTMKPFVLDYALQHGLVQPQTQAYCRRDLHIGGRSVPCTHPADEPFFDAENALAESCNTWFAALAQRMPAGDVEQAVAATALPHENLRGANVDQRQLAVLGLWGSTASPLELARAYRSLFQRLPQGGVVERGLQASVERGMANPAATRGITILGKTGTARNPGESWTHGWFAGVVPGRWIVVIYIPKGDGGTAAKLAHQFFEEMAH